The proteins below are encoded in one region of Aspergillus nidulans FGSC A4 chromosome III:
- a CDS encoding uncharacterized protein (transcript_id=CADANIAT00005323), translated as MSIRELLGLPGLLCRREKALKVGRKSPLRYRVASITIYYTRRPELPLSSSSIGKSSKLV; from the exons AGCTTCTAGGTCTA ccagggctgctaTGTAGAAGAGAGAAA gctttaaaa GTAGG TAGAAAGAGTcctctaag ATATAGAGTagcca GTataa CTATCTACTATACTAGGAG gccagagctccctctaAGTAGTAGTA gtaTA GggaagagcagcaagctAGTCTAG